Proteins from one Anaerosoma tenue genomic window:
- a CDS encoding V-type ATPase subunit subunit G family protein, producing the protein MDEKVLEEIRFNQDVTSKDASSPLFQIREKEMEISGRVFAARNQADKMVSDARQRALEIVRTAQEDADRLAKEHADKVLAGVEGSIKKVEADGTAEVEGLKKELATRQGDAADYLVKLVTSF; encoded by the coding sequence ATGGACGAGAAGGTTCTTGAGGAGATCAGGTTCAATCAGGACGTCACAAGCAAGGACGCCTCATCCCCGCTCTTCCAGATCCGCGAGAAGGAGATGGAGATCTCCGGGCGCGTGTTCGCTGCCCGCAACCAGGCGGACAAGATGGTCAGTGACGCGCGACAGCGGGCGTTGGAGATCGTGCGTACCGCCCAGGAGGACGCGGACCGTCTCGCCAAGGAGCACGCGGACAAGGTGCTTGCAGGCGTCGAGGGCTCCATCAAGAAGGTGGAGGCGGACGGTACTGCAGAAGTAGAGGGTCTCAAGAAGGAATTGGCGACACGCCAGGGCGATGCAGCCGACTATCTTGTGAAGTTGGTCACATCGTTCTGA
- the glmM gene encoding phosphoglucosamine mutase translates to MGKLFGTDGIRGEANKYPLDAMTAFSLGQAVTKVLSEEHHTTRVVIGKDTRLSGYMLESALEAGVTSMGGVPYLVGVLPTPGIAFITESMRADAGIVISASHNPYQDNGLKVFSGRGFKLSDAQEDAIEELMLGGDLPSMVPAPHDMGRAYRLDDATGRYIVFLKNTFPRELSMEGMKIVLDTANGAAYRVAPDAFTELGADVTVIHDEPNGLNINDRCGSQHTEDLREAVVEAGAAVGLAFDGDADRLIAVDELGNEITGDQILMICAKALKDEGRLKNDLVVSTIMSNLGLRIACKRYGFKHHAAKVGDRYVLEDMQRLGAIIGGEESGHMIFLEHHTTGDGILTAMQLLAAMVKTGRPLSELAKLMDVFPQKLINVDVKSKPPIETVPAIVEAIKTAEAELGEEGRVLVRYSGTQNMCRVMVEGPTDDVTERLAAQVADVVRDSIG, encoded by the coding sequence ATGGGTAAGCTGTTCGGGACCGACGGCATCCGCGGGGAAGCCAACAAGTACCCCCTCGACGCCATGACCGCCTTCTCGCTCGGCCAGGCGGTCACGAAGGTGTTGAGCGAGGAGCACCACACCACGCGGGTGGTCATCGGCAAGGACACCCGCCTGTCCGGCTACATGCTGGAGAGCGCGCTCGAGGCCGGCGTGACATCGATGGGAGGCGTCCCCTACCTCGTGGGCGTTCTGCCCACCCCCGGCATCGCCTTCATCACCGAGAGCATGCGCGCCGATGCGGGCATCGTCATCTCCGCGTCGCACAACCCGTACCAGGACAACGGGCTGAAGGTCTTCTCGGGTCGCGGCTTCAAGCTGTCCGACGCCCAGGAAGACGCCATCGAAGAGCTCATGCTCGGGGGCGACCTTCCCTCCATGGTGCCGGCGCCGCACGACATGGGGCGCGCATACCGCCTCGATGACGCGACCGGCCGCTACATCGTCTTCCTGAAGAACACCTTCCCGCGCGAGCTGTCTATGGAGGGCATGAAGATCGTGCTCGATACGGCGAACGGGGCCGCGTATCGCGTGGCGCCGGACGCGTTCACCGAGCTCGGCGCGGACGTGACCGTGATCCACGATGAGCCCAACGGCCTGAACATCAACGATCGATGCGGCTCGCAGCACACAGAGGACCTTCGTGAAGCCGTGGTGGAGGCTGGTGCGGCGGTGGGACTCGCGTTCGACGGCGACGCCGACAGGCTGATCGCGGTCGACGAGCTCGGAAACGAGATCACCGGTGACCAGATCCTCATGATCTGCGCCAAGGCGCTCAAGGACGAAGGCCGCCTCAAGAACGATCTCGTCGTCTCAACCATCATGAGCAACCTCGGGCTTCGGATCGCCTGCAAGCGCTACGGCTTCAAACACCACGCGGCGAAAGTCGGCGACCGGTATGTGCTCGAGGACATGCAGCGACTCGGCGCCATCATCGGAGGCGAAGAGTCCGGGCACATGATCTTCCTCGAACACCACACCACAGGAGACGGCATCCTCACCGCCATGCAGCTGCTCGCCGCGATGGTCAAGACCGGACGACCTCTGTCCGAGCTCGCCAAGCTGATGGACGTGTTCCCGCAGAAGCTCATCAACGTCGACGTTAAGAGCAAGCCTCCGATCGAGACCGTTCCCGCGATCGTGGAGGCAATCAAGACCGCCGAGGCCGAACTCGGCGAAGAGGGCCGCGTCCTGGTGAGGTACTCGGGAACCCAGAACATGTGCCGTGTCATGGTAGAAGGACCCACGGACGACGTGACCGAGAGGCTGGCCGCTCAGGTGGCCGACGTCGTCAGAGATTCCATCGGATAG
- the ahaC gene encoding ATP synthase A1 subunit C — MKTRKPAAPPVQRGYRPSGRDYGYTNARIRGMRSRLLKRAFFDELMASKDIGDVISALMQTEYGPDLETRILHGHTAANVDEALKDNMVRTFNKVLGYSNKEGTQLITTLLGRWDLFNIKTILRGKHMGLSEEEITDSLITVGQLSKIDTDELARQSGIRSVVDTLGTWGLPFAVPLREVLPDYTESEDLSLLELALDRYYYGWASKRLKGCRENKKIARGFLAAQVDTMNLLTSIRLLNADLPEEEASRFFVPGGKVVTEPLFTELSAMSDVDEVFDRIRKTPYGKPLDQAALAYMEKGSVSVFERALEDYLFRLAFETSKTDTLGIGLTISYLWTKANEVTNLRIVVKGVSVGMPEERMREELIIV; from the coding sequence ATGAAGACCCGCAAACCAGCAGCGCCCCCGGTACAAAGGGGCTACCGTCCGTCCGGAAGAGACTACGGGTATACGAACGCCCGCATCCGCGGGATGCGTTCGCGACTGCTGAAGCGCGCGTTCTTCGACGAGTTGATGGCCTCCAAGGACATCGGAGACGTCATCTCCGCGTTGATGCAGACCGAGTATGGGCCGGATCTCGAGACCCGGATCCTGCACGGGCACACTGCGGCGAACGTGGACGAGGCGCTGAAGGACAACATGGTGAGGACCTTCAACAAGGTGCTCGGCTATTCCAACAAGGAGGGCACGCAGCTCATCACCACACTGCTTGGCCGATGGGATCTGTTCAACATCAAGACCATCCTTCGCGGAAAGCACATGGGGTTGTCCGAGGAGGAGATCACGGACAGTCTGATCACGGTGGGCCAGCTCTCGAAGATCGACACCGATGAGCTGGCGCGGCAGTCGGGCATCCGCAGCGTGGTGGATACCCTCGGCACATGGGGTCTGCCGTTCGCAGTCCCGCTTCGCGAGGTGCTCCCGGATTACACGGAGAGCGAGGATCTCTCGCTGTTGGAGCTCGCTCTCGACCGCTACTACTACGGATGGGCATCCAAGCGGCTGAAGGGATGCAGGGAGAACAAGAAGATCGCCCGCGGATTCCTCGCGGCGCAGGTCGACACGATGAACCTGCTCACGAGCATCAGGCTGTTGAACGCGGATCTGCCGGAAGAGGAGGCCTCTCGCTTCTTCGTTCCGGGCGGCAAGGTAGTGACCGAGCCGCTGTTCACCGAGCTCTCGGCGATGTCTGACGTCGATGAGGTGTTCGATCGGATCAGGAAGACGCCGTATGGCAAGCCGCTGGACCAGGCTGCTCTGGCCTACATGGAGAAGGGTTCGGTGTCGGTGTTCGAGCGTGCGCTGGAAGACTACCTCTTCCGCCTCGCGTTCGAGACCAGCAAGACCGACACCCTCGGCATCGGACTCACGATCAGCTATCTGTGGACCAAGGCGAACGAGGTGACGAACCTGCGCATCGTGGTCAAGGGCGTGTCTGTCGGTATGCCGGAGGAGCGGATGAGGGAGGAGCTCATCATTGTATAA
- a CDS encoding V-type ATP synthase subunit E: MAIEDIFRALEEQADGEVNRILHAATVQADAIEHEAKDEAERITSAKIEAAEVAVQNKATKAVNAARLQVRRDMAEVRDNAVDAVFDEAADRLAAMRGTPEYERIFAELLKEASTRVDGECEVQVGPEDADLAKKIASDLGITFTVAPTLETIGGVIVSTHGGRVVHDNTFESRLHKARNVAGTHIAEVLTS; the protein is encoded by the coding sequence ATGGCGATCGAAGACATCTTCAGAGCACTTGAGGAGCAGGCCGACGGTGAGGTGAATCGCATCCTGCATGCTGCCACCGTCCAGGCTGACGCTATCGAGCATGAGGCCAAGGACGAGGCAGAGCGGATCACGAGCGCCAAGATCGAGGCCGCAGAGGTCGCAGTACAGAACAAGGCGACCAAGGCAGTGAACGCTGCCCGCTTGCAGGTCAGACGTGATATGGCCGAAGTGCGTGACAACGCAGTGGACGCCGTTTTCGACGAGGCAGCGGACCGGCTCGCCGCCATGCGTGGAACGCCGGAGTACGAACGCATCTTCGCCGAACTCCTGAAGGAGGCGTCGACGAGAGTCGACGGCGAGTGCGAAGTGCAGGTCGGACCGGAGGACGCGGATCTCGCCAAGAAGATCGCAAGCGATCTGGGGATCACGTTCACCGTCGCTCCGACCCTTGAGACTATCGGTGGTGTGATCGTCTCGACCCACGGAGGGCGTGTCGTCCACGACAACACGTTCGAAAGCCGCCTGCACAAGGCGCGTAACGTCGCCGGCACCCATATCGCCGAGGTCCTGACTTCATGA
- a CDS encoding holo-ACP synthase, translating into MSAEHRAITGLGVDIVEIARMRDALERRPRMKERLFSDEERAYCEGRNKPEIHYAMRFAAKEAVLKALGTGFSGMRFRDVEVVRDERGRPSPHLSGRAAEVAEAAGVVEVHLSLSFTHENAVASAVAITEDMRPKVEAELETPQERLAASFKDARSFLDEVGNEQP; encoded by the coding sequence ATGAGTGCAGAACACCGGGCGATCACAGGGCTCGGCGTGGACATAGTCGAGATCGCGCGTATGCGCGATGCGCTCGAAAGGCGCCCCCGCATGAAGGAGCGGCTCTTCTCGGATGAGGAGCGTGCCTACTGCGAGGGTCGCAACAAGCCGGAGATCCACTACGCCATGCGGTTCGCCGCGAAAGAGGCGGTTCTCAAGGCGCTGGGTACGGGTTTCTCGGGCATGCGCTTCCGGGACGTCGAGGTCGTGCGCGATGAGCGGGGACGACCGTCTCCGCATCTGAGCGGGCGCGCCGCCGAGGTGGCGGAGGCCGCGGGAGTCGTGGAGGTGCACCTCTCGCTGTCGTTCACCCATGAGAACGCGGTGGCGTCGGCCGTGGCGATCACCGAGGACATGCGGCCGAAGGTCGAGGCGGAGTTGGAGACCCCGCAGGAGCGGCTCGCGGCGTCGTTCAAGGACGCGCGGTCTTTCCTCGATGAGGTGGGGAACGAACAGCCCTGA
- a CDS encoding NAD(P)H-hydrate dehydratase codes for MRYALTSERMRAAEAAADTTLSGLMERAGAALAAEVQRAHPSGSVTIVCGAGNNGGDGWVAARALAEAGRAVQVLALREPDGLAGEAREAAAAASGSVAWQHVSDARTLERAVEGSSVVIDAIFGIGLHGAVREPYRSLIGAIATCGVPVVSADIPSGLDADTGMAAGPVVRAAMTVTFSALKPGLLMEPGRSLSGRVVVVDIGVPVDGVGALEVPGRCDLRGLMRWPAPEDHKGSRGTVAVVAGSAAYPGAAALAAAGALRMGAGYVHVVTPAPAAGVVRQAWPNAIVRLVAADDDGAIASAVEVLEAVSGADAVVVGPGLTTGTGPAAAVRALIAEAATPLLLDADALNVLTGEVDALRRRNAPTVITPHPGEAGRLLGSDVSAVSHDRLKAASALSGDRLVCLLKGPGTLVVGGGRSAIVGSGGPGLARAGTGDVLAGMIGTALAQGVDTFDAAVLGAYLHGRAGERGAEDLTDTCLTAVDLPGYIHLAVRELSGG; via the coding sequence ATGCGGTACGCGCTCACATCGGAGCGGATGCGCGCAGCGGAGGCTGCGGCGGACACGACGCTCAGCGGTCTGATGGAACGTGCGGGCGCCGCTCTCGCCGCCGAGGTCCAGCGCGCCCATCCATCGGGCAGCGTGACCATCGTGTGCGGCGCAGGCAACAACGGTGGTGACGGGTGGGTCGCGGCCCGTGCGCTCGCCGAGGCGGGTCGCGCCGTGCAGGTGCTCGCGCTCCGGGAGCCTGATGGGCTCGCCGGCGAGGCCCGTGAGGCGGCAGCGGCGGCATCGGGAAGCGTCGCATGGCAGCATGTCTCCGATGCGCGCACGCTCGAGCGAGCTGTCGAGGGCTCATCGGTCGTGATCGACGCGATCTTCGGAATCGGCCTCCACGGCGCCGTGCGCGAGCCGTACCGCTCCCTCATCGGCGCCATCGCCACATGCGGCGTTCCGGTGGTCTCGGCCGACATACCGTCGGGACTTGACGCCGACACCGGTATGGCTGCGGGTCCTGTCGTAAGGGCCGCGATGACCGTGACCTTCTCGGCACTGAAGCCGGGGCTGCTCATGGAGCCGGGCCGGTCTCTGTCCGGGCGGGTCGTGGTGGTGGACATCGGTGTTCCCGTAGATGGAGTCGGCGCTCTCGAGGTCCCCGGCAGGTGCGATCTGCGCGGCCTGATGCGCTGGCCGGCGCCCGAGGACCACAAGGGTTCGCGGGGCACCGTCGCGGTCGTGGCCGGCTCGGCCGCATACCCCGGAGCCGCGGCGCTCGCCGCGGCGGGAGCGCTCAGGATGGGGGCCGGCTACGTGCATGTCGTCACCCCTGCACCCGCTGCCGGGGTGGTACGTCAGGCGTGGCCGAACGCGATCGTCCGACTGGTCGCTGCCGACGACGACGGCGCGATCGCGAGCGCGGTCGAGGTGCTCGAGGCCGTCTCCGGCGCCGACGCCGTGGTCGTAGGACCGGGGCTGACGACGGGCACGGGGCCTGCGGCGGCGGTGCGCGCGCTGATAGCCGAGGCTGCCACGCCCTTGCTCCTGGATGCCGACGCTCTGAACGTCCTGACGGGGGAAGTCGACGCCTTGCGTCGCAGGAACGCGCCGACCGTGATCACGCCGCATCCGGGGGAGGCGGGACGGCTTCTCGGGAGTGACGTGTCAGCTGTGAGCCATGATCGGCTGAAGGCCGCCTCCGCTCTCTCGGGAGACAGGTTGGTCTGTCTGCTGAAGGGGCCCGGCACGCTGGTCGTCGGAGGCGGACGTTCGGCGATCGTGGGTTCCGGCGGGCCGGGGCTGGCCAGGGCCGGCACGGGCGACGTGCTCGCGGGCATGATCGGCACCGCATTGGCGCAGGGGGTCGATACGTTCGATGCCGCCGTGCTCGGCGCGTATCTCCACGGGCGGGCCGGTGAGCGTGGTGCGGAGGATCTCACGGACACGTGTCTTACCGCAGTCGACCTTCCCGGCTACATACACCTGGCTGTCCGTGAGCTGTCCGGCGGGTAG
- a CDS encoding V-type ATP synthase subunit F, with protein sequence MYKLIVLTDPDTADGFGLAGVTVHVAESEEDARRKLSALIDDDESGIVAVNESFMTEIDERTQQKINQSYRPIVISLPIREKLTTEEDHRAYLSRLIRRAVGFDITLRRG encoded by the coding sequence TTGTATAAGCTCATCGTTCTCACCGATCCCGACACTGCTGACGGGTTCGGCCTGGCAGGTGTGACAGTGCACGTCGCCGAGTCTGAAGAGGACGCACGCCGCAAGCTGTCCGCGCTCATCGACGATGACGAGAGCGGTATCGTCGCGGTGAACGAGTCCTTCATGACCGAGATCGACGAACGCACGCAACAGAAGATCAACCAGTCGTATCGGCCGATCGTGATCTCATTGCCGATACGCGAGAAGTTGACCACGGAAGAGGACCATCGGGCGTATCTCTCTCGCCTGATCAGACGGGCCGTCGGATTCGATATCACTCT
- a CDS encoding CBS domain-containing protein, whose translation MAALTARDIMTKDPITVERDLSVTDAARMMVESRVGALPVLDGDALIGLVTEGDLIMRDVKVEFPTYLHLLDGFIMYPPATARFESELKKAVGATVEDVMSADPVTVQADALVSDVATLMVDRDVSRVPVLDGDRLVGIISKSDIVRSLIVEG comes from the coding sequence ATGGCTGCTCTTACCGCACGCGACATCATGACGAAGGACCCCATCACGGTCGAGCGTGATCTCTCCGTGACCGATGCGGCTCGCATGATGGTGGAGAGCCGGGTCGGGGCGCTGCCCGTTCTCGATGGAGACGCGTTGATCGGCCTCGTCACAGAGGGTGATCTGATCATGCGTGACGTCAAGGTCGAGTTCCCTACGTACCTGCACCTGCTCGACGGTTTCATCATGTACCCGCCCGCGACGGCGCGCTTCGAGTCGGAGCTCAAGAAGGCGGTCGGAGCCACGGTGGAGGACGTGATGAGCGCTGACCCGGTGACGGTCCAGGCCGATGCCCTGGTGAGCGATGTCGCCACCCTGATGGTGGATCGCGACGTCAGCCGCGTCCCGGTCCTCGACGGTGACCGGCTTGTAGGCATCATCAGCAAGTCGGACATCGTGCGTTCGCTCATCGTCGAGGGCTAG
- a CDS encoding UDP-N-acetylglucosamine pyrophosphorylase gives MDPQPRAHENVVRLIEKGVDVRAPLSVDVGDEVDVTRISGDGVTIYPGCRIYGERTVISEGCTLGAEGPVTLDDCRLGPRVALKGGYFKRSVFLEKANMGLGAQVREGCLLEEEANGAHCVGLKQTILFPFVTLGSLINFCDCFMAGGTSRKDHSEVGSSYVHFNYTPDGDKTTASLFGDVPRGVMLDRPPIFLGGQGGAVGPVRVGYGTVVAAGSVLRADVGDDRLVFASPPESHERQHQPLSYRNLSRVVANNLAYLANLVALEHWYREVRAPFFERQALGDLVYEGALDMLALAKTERTKRLSAMAAKVPRSTEAAEQFAAGVDRIATDFMEARGIADASAFLRHIEGSWKAGNYLETMQGLSPEAKAAGVQWLEEIVARLTQEAADILPAMDLPSA, from the coding sequence ATGGATCCGCAGCCACGCGCTCACGAGAACGTCGTCCGGCTGATCGAGAAAGGGGTCGACGTCCGCGCCCCCCTGAGCGTCGATGTGGGTGACGAGGTCGATGTCACCCGGATCTCGGGCGACGGCGTCACCATCTACCCCGGATGCCGCATCTACGGCGAACGCACGGTGATATCGGAGGGCTGCACGCTCGGGGCCGAGGGGCCGGTCACACTCGACGACTGCAGGCTCGGCCCGCGTGTCGCCCTCAAGGGCGGCTACTTCAAGCGGTCGGTGTTCCTCGAGAAGGCCAACATGGGTCTTGGCGCCCAGGTCCGCGAGGGCTGTCTTCTCGAGGAGGAGGCGAACGGCGCGCACTGTGTAGGCCTGAAGCAGACCATCCTCTTCCCGTTCGTCACGCTCGGCAGCCTTATCAACTTCTGCGACTGCTTCATGGCCGGCGGCACGAGCAGGAAGGACCACAGCGAGGTCGGGAGCTCATACGTCCACTTCAACTACACGCCTGACGGCGACAAGACGACCGCATCTCTCTTCGGCGACGTCCCACGCGGCGTCATGCTCGACCGGCCACCCATCTTCCTCGGGGGACAGGGCGGCGCAGTAGGACCCGTCAGGGTGGGCTACGGAACGGTGGTCGCGGCCGGGTCCGTCCTCCGGGCGGACGTCGGCGACGACCGCCTCGTGTTCGCATCGCCACCCGAGAGCCACGAGCGGCAGCATCAACCCCTTTCGTACCGCAACCTGTCGCGAGTGGTGGCGAACAACCTGGCGTACCTGGCCAACCTCGTTGCGCTCGAGCACTGGTACCGCGAAGTGCGTGCGCCGTTCTTCGAGCGGCAGGCCCTGGGCGACCTCGTGTATGAAGGCGCGCTCGACATGCTCGCGCTCGCGAAGACCGAGCGCACCAAGCGTCTGTCGGCCATGGCGGCCAAGGTACCCCGCTCCACCGAGGCTGCCGAGCAGTTCGCGGCTGGAGTGGACCGCATCGCGACGGACTTTATGGAAGCGCGCGGTATCGCCGACGCATCGGCATTCCTGCGGCACATCGAGGGATCCTGGAAGGCGGGTAACTACCTGGAAACGATGCAGGGCCTCAGCCCGGAAGCGAAAGCGGCAGGAGTACAGTGGCTCGAGGAGATCGTCGCACGCCTCACACAAGAGGCTGCTGACATCCTGCCGGCGATGGATCTTCCGTCCGCATGA
- the alr gene encoding alanine racemase: protein MPYERPAWVEVDENAIAHNVRALKALTPPHTRFMAVVKADGYGHGALTVSRAALRAGADHLGVATVDEALELRASGISVPLQVLAEPPVEAAGMLVRDGVTVTLTTREMALALSRQAASIGTPAICHLKVDTGMNRIGVKPEDVGEFAAWLKGLPGIRLEGVFTHFATADVPGDWDFARQVDRFRDALEDIRATGVRPSIVHAANSAATILHADSHHDMVRCGIAIYGLDASAATVGRVDLRPAMSVKTRVSYVKRIGLGDGVSYGLTWHASGPTTIATLPVGYADGIHRVLSNQMDVLIRGVRCRQVGRVCMDQMMVEIPGGMDVRAGDEAVVVGRQGSEHIAMDELAQRAGTINYEMACAFSLRMERRSLRA from the coding sequence ATGCCCTACGAGCGTCCCGCATGGGTGGAGGTCGACGAGAACGCCATCGCGCACAACGTGAGGGCGCTCAAGGCCCTCACGCCCCCCCACACTCGCTTCATGGCTGTGGTCAAGGCGGACGGGTACGGGCACGGTGCACTCACGGTCTCACGCGCGGCGCTCCGCGCGGGTGCTGACCATCTCGGTGTCGCTACAGTCGATGAGGCTCTCGAGTTGCGCGCATCGGGCATCAGCGTGCCGCTCCAGGTCCTCGCCGAGCCGCCCGTCGAGGCGGCCGGAATGCTCGTGCGCGATGGTGTGACGGTCACGCTCACCACCCGCGAGATGGCGCTCGCGCTCTCGCGGCAGGCTGCATCAATCGGCACACCGGCCATCTGCCACCTGAAGGTCGACACCGGGATGAACCGCATCGGCGTGAAGCCCGAGGACGTGGGGGAGTTCGCGGCCTGGTTGAAGGGCCTCCCGGGAATCAGGCTCGAGGGCGTCTTCACGCATTTCGCTACTGCTGATGTGCCCGGGGACTGGGATTTCGCGCGTCAGGTGGACCGCTTCCGCGACGCGCTCGAGGACATCCGGGCCACCGGTGTCAGGCCTTCGATCGTACATGCCGCCAACAGCGCGGCCACCATCCTGCATGCCGACTCCCATCACGACATGGTGCGGTGCGGCATCGCTATCTACGGACTCGACGCGTCCGCGGCCACCGTGGGCCGTGTCGACCTCAGGCCCGCGATGAGCGTGAAGACGAGAGTCTCCTACGTGAAGCGGATAGGACTGGGTGACGGTGTGAGCTACGGGCTGACCTGGCATGCGAGCGGACCGACCACCATCGCGACGCTTCCGGTCGGGTATGCCGACGGCATCCACCGCGTGCTCTCCAACCAGATGGACGTCCTGATACGTGGCGTCCGTTGCCGGCAGGTGGGGCGGGTGTGCATGGACCAGATGATGGTGGAGATACCCGGTGGCATGGATGTGAGGGCGGGGGACGAGGCGGTGGTCGTCGGTCGTCAGGGGTCCGAGCACATCGCGATGGACGAGTTGGCTCAGCGTGCCGGCACGATCAACTACGAGATGGCATGCGCTTTCTCGCTTCGGATGGAGCGACGGTCCCTCCGCGCCTGA
- a CDS encoding V-type ATP synthase subunit I gives MARMELIGPKNIFLDVLTALHEAGTLHIEDLTKKIDAGELPLEHMEVVENQVVEQERMEELLIRLRSIIKALHLPPGEVDEVGRQKHYLELWQMDSKELAAEVTSVIDQVEDRTSSLAQAQFAMEAEMGLLARYEPILEKIQPLAKQIVTTGAYDSVALLVERRYKGALDGLKKELDAITNNQCEIVSTDVDEDTTAVIIVFGRKYSEAVHKFLAMENVNQVRLPSEFQDMPFDVAYDQLRERRKELPAQMEKVRAELGSMSSQWYTKLTTVRDVLVDKIDEGAAIPKFGATEYAFVITGWLPVEQIKEFSKYIYDKFGPDVIVNQLEIDECEYCDVPVAMKNPKWIQPSEWAMKYLMGGSPQYGTIDASLVWAISYPLIFGMIVGDVGYGAVMLAIVLWLRFKYKDKEMIQIGTGLLGPAATSTILFGIFYGEFFGAIPWQQGWLGLPDPWFKLVGFGVPYNREHDVMTLMVLALGLGVIQMIIGLVMGTINASRSKHMKHAWMKGGLTGLMVGVVILVVAMIPALAGLKGVGMAIAGILMGGGFLVAMRYGGMMGFVETLELMSHTASYLRIMAVGLSDAIFATAINSMADAMPPGVGIVVALFFHALHLILALFTPTIHAMRLNFYEFGQKYYEKSNAEYQPFHKTGGEKSA, from the coding sequence ATGGCACGAATGGAGCTGATCGGCCCTAAGAACATCTTCCTGGATGTTCTGACGGCGCTCCATGAGGCCGGCACGCTGCATATCGAGGACCTGACGAAGAAGATTGATGCCGGCGAGCTCCCACTGGAGCACATGGAGGTCGTGGAGAACCAGGTCGTCGAGCAGGAGCGCATGGAGGAGTTGCTGATTCGTCTGCGCTCGATCATCAAGGCGCTTCACCTGCCCCCCGGTGAAGTGGATGAGGTCGGCAGGCAGAAGCACTACCTTGAGTTGTGGCAGATGGATTCCAAGGAGCTGGCGGCTGAGGTCACCAGCGTGATAGACCAGGTCGAGGACCGTACCTCGAGCCTCGCTCAGGCGCAGTTCGCCATGGAGGCGGAGATGGGCCTCCTGGCCAGGTACGAGCCGATCCTTGAGAAGATCCAGCCACTCGCCAAGCAGATCGTCACCACGGGCGCCTACGATTCCGTGGCGCTGCTGGTGGAGCGCCGCTACAAGGGCGCCCTGGACGGGCTCAAGAAGGAGCTCGATGCGATCACGAACAACCAGTGCGAGATCGTTTCCACCGATGTGGATGAGGACACCACAGCGGTCATCATCGTCTTCGGGAGGAAGTACTCGGAGGCGGTACACAAGTTCCTGGCCATGGAGAACGTGAACCAGGTGCGGCTGCCGTCGGAGTTCCAGGACATGCCGTTCGACGTCGCTTACGACCAGCTCCGCGAGCGCAGGAAAGAGTTGCCTGCACAGATGGAGAAGGTGCGGGCGGAGCTCGGATCCATGTCGAGCCAGTGGTATACGAAGCTGACGACAGTCCGTGACGTGCTTGTCGACAAGATCGACGAAGGGGCGGCCATCCCCAAGTTCGGCGCCACGGAATATGCCTTCGTGATCACCGGGTGGCTGCCGGTCGAGCAGATCAAGGAGTTCAGCAAGTACATCTACGACAAGTTCGGCCCTGACGTCATCGTGAACCAGCTCGAGATCGACGAGTGCGAGTACTGCGACGTCCCGGTCGCGATGAAGAATCCCAAGTGGATCCAGCCTTCCGAGTGGGCCATGAAGTACCTGATGGGCGGATCGCCCCAGTACGGCACCATCGACGCTTCGCTCGTCTGGGCGATCAGCTACCCGCTCATCTTCGGGATGATCGTCGGTGACGTCGGGTACGGCGCGGTCATGCTTGCGATCGTGCTGTGGCTCCGCTTCAAGTACAAGGACAAGGAGATGATCCAGATCGGCACGGGTCTTCTCGGTCCCGCCGCCACATCCACCATCCTGTTCGGCATCTTCTACGGGGAGTTCTTCGGAGCGATCCCGTGGCAGCAGGGATGGCTGGGACTGCCGGACCCGTGGTTCAAGCTTGTAGGGTTCGGAGTGCCATACAACCGCGAGCACGACGTGATGACGTTGATGGTCCTCGCGCTCGGACTCGGCGTCATCCAGATGATCATCGGTCTGGTCATGGGAACGATCAACGCTTCCCGCTCGAAGCACATGAAGCATGCATGGATGAAGGGAGGACTTACTGGGCTGATGGTCGGTGTCGTCATCCTGGTCGTGGCGATGATACCCGCGCTGGCTGGCTTGAAGGGCGTGGGTATGGCGATCGCCGGCATCCTGATGGGTGGCGGATTCCTGGTCGCGATGCGCTATGGAGGGATGATGGGGTTCGTCGAGACGCTCGAACTGATGAGCCACACCGCCAGTTACCTGCGTATCATGGCGGTCGGCCTGTCAGACGCCATCTTCGCAACGGCCATCAATTCGATGGCTGACGCGATGCCTCCTGGCGTTGGCATAGTGGTGGCGCTGTTCTTCCACGCGCTGCACCTGATCCTGGCGTTGTTCACGCCAACGATTCACGCGATGCGTCTCAATTTCTACGAGTTCGGCCAGAAGTACTACGAGAAGAGCAATGCAGAGTATCAGCCGTTCCACAAAACCGGAGGTGAAAAGAGCGCATGA